A region of the Oncorhynchus gorbuscha isolate QuinsamMale2020 ecotype Even-year unplaced genomic scaffold, OgorEven_v1.0 Un_scaffold_7899, whole genome shotgun sequence genome:
tggttgtagtactgatataaaggagaagatgaccgttatttagttatagttatttagtttcatttagtaatgatgatggtggttgtagtactgatataaaggagaagatgaccgttatttagttatagtttcatttagtagtgatgatggtggttgtagtactgatataaaggagaagatgaccgttatttagttataagttagttatagtttcatttagtagtgatgatgatggttgtagtactgatataaaggagaagatgaccgttatttagttatagtttcatttagtaatgatgatggtggttgtagtcctgatataaaggagaagatgaccgttatttagttatagtttcatttagtagtgatgatgatggttgtagtactgatataaaggagaagatgaccttatttagttatagtttcatttagtagtgatgatggtggttgtagtactgatataaaggagaagatgaccttatttagttatagtttcatttagtagtgatgatggtggttgtagtaatgatgatggtggttgtataaaggagaagatgaccgttatttagttatagtttcattttacATGTTTAGACTATTATATTTATAACATTTctactattgactgttaccattttatttttttgttatttaatggttgtattattatttacaacCATTTCATATTGTTATTCGTTTATTGTTTATAATTGTAGTACAATGTTATATTTgttgttgctttggcaatattgaaacaatgtttttTCACGCCAATAAAGCAGCTAGAATTTGAAAATCATTCCTAAATTCTATAATTGGTTTTCTACGGGCCTCCAGCAGTTCTGTCGCGATGTCACAATGTCCCCGTCATAAACCAGGAGTCATCAGGTTCTAAGACAACGGTGTTCGGGGCTGTCTGTCACCACGAGCGGCCGGACAGCAGGTCGCACCCGTGTTCGCTCAGGATCTCCTGCGCCGATGGAAGTCTACGGATCCCTGCGACCTTGTTCCTCTGGATTCTTACCGAGCCTGACCACCATGAGAGACAGCTACAAGGGCTTCAGTGCCACGCAGCTTCAGCCACAGCAAGTCAGCTTCGACCTAACGGGAAGCGGGAAGTCCAAACCCAGGCTGGTCTCTGTTCAGCGGAAATCCACGGAGCCGTTCGAGACCCATTGGGGAGGGGAACAGCTCATTAGGATGCCGCCTCTCAAACCGAACCCGGTGGCCATGTGTCAGATCACCCGGGAAGATTGGCTGCGCGCCAACAACGTAAACTTCCGGCGCTTGGAGAGCAGCAGGCGGCACGCGGAAAGCTTCTGGCGCGAGACCTCCCGATTGATCCAGAGTAAAGAGCAGCTTACGCGGCGAACGCAGTCTGACAGCTCCCGGTGGATCGGTGAACGGATAACGGAAATCTCGTTCTGGCGGAGCGAGCTGGGGTTCGAGCTCGAGCAGCTTCTCCGGGACACGGAGAGGCTACGTCAGGTCAAGTTTCGGTTGGACAGGGCCTTAAAGGAGACCGACGGACCACTGCaggtgagagagtgacagaaagatGATTGATAAAAATAAATTCGATCATTTATCAATTTATTGATTTGGCGTTTCTGAGGATAATGAGATAATACCGTGATGTGTGTCTTGGCATCTTATTCTTTAACGTTTTTATTACAATTCCGGTTTGAAAAGTCCTGTGTTCTGTAAGATAATGGAAGAGCTGGTTAAGCTGTAGAACTAGTAGCCACAGTAAATTTACAACTTGGTCTGTATTCAAAATTAAACGTAGAATTCCCTATATATACTAGTGAACCAGCCTAAATAAGGAATTGGTTGTTATTTGTTATGTACCATGAAATATTGATAGTATCTACTGTAAAGAGaaccagactggtacccaggctagtatCTACTGTAAAGAGaaccagactggtacccaggctagtatCTACTGTAAAGAGAaccagactggcacccaggctagtgtctactgtaaagagaaccagactggcacccaggctagtgtctactgtaaagagaaccagactggtacccaggctagtgtctactgtaaagagaaccagactggcacccaggctagtgtctactgtaaagagaaccagactggtacccaggctcgTGTCTACTGTAAAGAGaaccagactggtacccaggctagtatCTACTGTAAAGACAaccagactggcacccaggctagtgTCTACTGTAAAGTAAATAACGCTTTATAGATTGAAAcgaaatgtttgtgtgtgtgtgtgtgtgtgtgtgtgtgtatgtgtatgtgtgtgtgtgtgtgtgtgtgtgtgt
Encoded here:
- the LOC124029850 gene encoding tektin-3-like translates to MEVYGSLRPCSSGFLPSLTTMRDSYKGFSATQLQPQQVSFDLTGSGKSKPRLVSVQRKSTEPFETHWGGEQLIRMPPLKPNPVAMCQITREDWLRANNVNFRRLESSRRHAESFWRETSRLIQSKEQLTRRTQSDSSRWIGERITEISFWRSELGFELEQLLRDTERLRQVKFRLDRALKETDGPLQMSQECQFQCQNLNDESSM